The Lagopus muta isolate bLagMut1 chromosome 8, bLagMut1 primary, whole genome shotgun sequence genome contains a region encoding:
- the LOC125696775 gene encoding uncharacterized protein LOC125696775, whose amino-acid sequence MDPHRGTQPTPLTPQSLSWTSSICNTYFQVLSSRLHFFLPPEQPLWLQSARNGFAALQRNPGTGVLPDAHPSVCHLHVTHHNPLLTPQPYRVPSNFPMQGRGSLSTTNKLLSALVRVGSEGFPPFLSREEGWVGAFLVRALSECNRVWAALPLGSGALKELNFLSFLYNWKRDGNGIKGSCLLKVWRKSGPTFSFPPTPHFPRDLILFYFSRGRRREGGGERGVEQSSPAKEEGAEPLNARGPRTAGAAPHRSAQPHLYGAPVRCGAERGLSAFLLLLHLHPCPLLLLLLLLLLLLLVPCRYFSRVKVLRSESGAGNHLTELPAAPPHSWALLSAYPSPALGFLFLPQDSTSQNLCRSPSAPSRSSAAPLRIPSPAPHTRAHRAHAALSH is encoded by the coding sequence ATGGATCCGCACAGAGGAACCCAACCGACACCCCTCACTCCCCAGTCGCTCTCATGGACCTCATCCATTTGTAATACCTATTTCCAGGTGCTTTCCTCAAGGTTGCACTTTTTTCTCCCACCCGAGCAGCCGCTCTGGTTGCAATCTGCTCGCAACGGATTcgcagcactgcagaggaacCCGGGTACAGGAGTGCTCCCAGATGCCCACCCCAGCGTGTGCCACCTGCATGTCACCCATCACAACCCCCTGCTCACCCCACAACCCTATCGGGTGCCCTCAAACTTCCCCATGCAGGGCAGAGGCTCACTTTCCACCACAAacaagctgctttctgctctcgTTCGAGTGGGAAGCGAAGGTTTTCCCCCCTTTCTCAGCAGAGAGGAAGGGTGGGTGGGAGCCTTTTTGGTGAGGGCTCTGAGCGAGTGTAATCGTGTTTGGGCTGCGCTTCCCCTCGGATCAGGCGCCCTGAAAGAATTGaactttctctcttttctttacaaCTGGAAGCGAGATGGCAATGGAATCAAAGGGAGCTGTTTGCTGAAAGTTTGGAGGAAATCAGGGCcaactttttcctttccccccaccccccatttTCCTCGggatttgattttattttattttagccGGGGCcggaggagggagggggggggggaaaggggggtgGAACAAAGCAGCCCCGCTAAAGAGGAGGGAGCGGAGCCGCTCAACGCCCGGGGCCCGCGGACGGCGGGGGCCGCTCCGCACCGCTCCGCGCAGCCCCACCTCTACGGGGCGCCCGTGAGGTGCGGGGCAGAAAGGGggctctctgccttcctcctcctcctccatctccacccgtgccccctcctcctcctccttctcctcctcctcctcctcctcctcgtcccGTGCCGCTACTTCTCCCGAGTGAAAGTGCTACGAAGTGAGTCAGGCGCCGGCAATCATCTGACCGAACTTCCCGCAGCCCCGCCGCATTCCTGGGCTCTCCTCTCTGCGTACCCCAGCCCCGCTTTGGGGTTCCTTTTCCTCCCGCAGGACTCCACTTCCCAAAACCTCTGCCGCTCCCCCTCTGCCCCGAGCCGCAGCTCAGCCGCACCGCTCCGCATCCCTTCCCCAGCCCCGCACACACGCGCGCACCGGGCGCACGCCGCGCTGAGCCATTAG